One window of the Pedobacter ginsengisoli genome contains the following:
- the metK gene encoding methionine adenosyltransferase codes for MSYLFTSESVSEGHPDKVADQISDALIDNFLAFDSESKVACETLVTTGQVILAGEVKSQTYLDVQQIARDVIKKIGYTKSEYMFEANSCGILSAIHEQSQDINQGVDRSNKEEQGAGDQGMMFGYATNETENYMPLALDLSHTLLQELALLRRENNEITYLRPDAKSQVTLEYADNNKPVRIDAIVISTQHDDFDEEAKMLAKIKKDLVDILVPRIIAKYPQYAHLFNDKIEYHINPTGKFVIGGPHGDTGLTGRKIIVDTYGGKGAHGGGAFSGKDPSKVDRSAAYATRHIAKNLVAAGVAEEILVQVSYAIGVAKPMGIYINTYGTGKVNKTDGEIARIVEGIFDMRPYFIEQRLKLRNPIYSETAAYGHMGRTPETVTKTFKSPGGEEKTVTVELFTWEKLDFVDKVKAAFSL; via the coding sequence ATGTCGTATTTATTTACATCTGAATCAGTTTCTGAAGGCCATCCGGATAAAGTTGCAGATCAAATCTCAGACGCACTTATTGACAACTTTTTAGCGTTCGATTCAGAGTCAAAAGTGGCCTGCGAAACTTTGGTTACCACAGGTCAGGTTATTTTAGCTGGCGAGGTGAAATCACAAACCTATCTTGATGTACAACAAATTGCCAGAGATGTAATCAAAAAAATTGGCTACACAAAAAGCGAATACATGTTTGAGGCTAACTCATGCGGTATTCTTTCCGCAATTCACGAACAGTCGCAGGATATAAATCAAGGTGTTGACAGAAGCAACAAAGAAGAACAAGGTGCTGGCGATCAGGGTATGATGTTTGGCTATGCAACCAACGAAACAGAAAACTATATGCCTTTGGCACTAGATCTTTCACATACTCTTTTACAGGAATTAGCTCTGTTAAGAAGAGAAAATAATGAAATTACCTATCTGCGTCCTGATGCTAAATCACAAGTGACTTTAGAATATGCCGACAACAACAAGCCTGTTCGTATTGATGCTATAGTGATTTCAACTCAGCATGATGATTTTGATGAAGAAGCCAAAATGCTTGCTAAAATCAAAAAAGACCTTGTTGATATTCTTGTCCCACGCATTATTGCCAAATACCCACAATATGCGCACCTATTTAATGATAAAATAGAGTATCATATTAATCCAACCGGGAAATTTGTTATTGGTGGCCCGCATGGCGATACAGGCTTAACAGGCCGTAAAATTATTGTAGATACTTACGGAGGTAAAGGAGCTCATGGAGGCGGTGCTTTCTCTGGAAAAGACCCCAGTAAAGTAGATAGAAGTGCTGCCTATGCAACCCGTCACATCGCTAAGAATCTTGTTGCTGCAGGTGTTGCCGAAGAAATTTTAGTTCAGGTAAGCTACGCCATTGGAGTTGCAAAACCTATGGGTATTTACATCAATACTTATGGAACAGGTAAAGTAAACAAAACTGACGGAGAAATTGCCAGAATAGTTGAAGGTATATTCGATATGCGTCCTTACTTTATAGAGCAACGCTTAAAATTAAGAAATCCAATTTATAGTGAAACTGCAGCTTATGGCCATATGGGTCGTACGCCTGAAACAGTTACCAAAACTTTTAAAAGTCCTGGAGGTGAAGAAAAAACTGTTACTGTTGAATTGTTTACATGGGAGAAATTAGACTTTGTAGATAAAGTAAAAGCAGCTTTTTCATTGTAA
- a CDS encoding VCBS repeat-containing protein: MSSLTSKLHQSIMLLGLFSFTSCVNNDKNTDTEGSKNTLFSILSSNQTHIDFNNTIIENERANIISYQYFYNGGGVAIADVNNDGLEDVYFSGNMTKAKLYLNKGNMQFEDVTDKADITEEGTTWKTGVTMADVNGDGKPDIYQCYSGALPAKNRTNKLYINQGNNDQGIPVFKEQAAEYGLADTAYSTQAVFFDYDKDNDLDMLLLNHNPKVFTTLDETSAPIILKEPAPTIRIKLYKNENGKFKDVSDQAGIYNSSFTYGLGAGVSDLNNDGYPDIYISNDYSAPDYLYINNGNGTFTNQIQSQIGHTSLYSMGNDIADINNDGLSDLFTLDMLPEDNRRQKLLFSPDNYEYYDLRLRLGFHYQDMRNMLQINNGNGTFSETAQLSGISNTDWSWAPLFADYDNDGWKDLFVSNGYMRDYTNMDFLKFKGDFLRTTDPAQMRENLLNLIHAMPASNVNNYIYKNNGNLTFTNKMVEWGLNTPSNSNGAAYADLDNDGDLDLVVNNINLPAFIYENRTDKQIKNQFLKVKLQGSGQNTQGIGAKIWIYQNNKQQYLEQMPSRGYQSSVSPILHFGLGESTSIDSLRVVWPSGKQELITGVKANQQIPLLETNAKTTYKDPQPPLSIFKEIKSPITFQQQKKSTNDFKRQPLLINPMSFSGPCIAKADVDGDGLEDIYVGGTQGQSGTLFIQKKNGTFVKKIQRAFTNSLKSEDTDAVFFDANGDGFADLYVCAGGYDSYIPDDSSLQDRLYLNDGKGNFRPSVNALPKMLSSKSCVRVTDFNQDGHPDLFIGGRVIPGRYPETPSSYLLINDGKGNFKDQIKAVAPNLQKAGMITDAAWVDLNGDKKEDLIVVGEWMPITVLINTNGKLTDKTKDYFEKPLAGWWNKLLVEDLNNDGVPDIVIGNTGLNTQCKATEKEPAEMFYKDFDDNGSVDPILCFYIQGKSYPYVTRDEMLDQMSIMRTRFPDYKSYADASMKEIFTKEELMGVSKLQATDLKTSAFINTGKGKFKELSLPQEVQFSPVFTITAFDYDKDGNKDLLLCGNISHSRLRFGKYDANYGTLLKGNGKGSFTYIPQQQSGFSLKGDVRSVVQTSNTLIFGINQESMKAYKLR; encoded by the coding sequence ATGTCTTCTTTAACCTCTAAATTGCACCAGAGCATCATGTTGCTTGGTCTCTTTTCATTTACTTCCTGTGTAAATAATGATAAAAATACAGACACTGAGGGCAGTAAAAACACACTATTTTCCATACTTTCTTCAAATCAGACTCACATCGATTTCAATAATACCATCATTGAAAACGAAAGGGCAAACATTATATCCTATCAGTACTTCTATAATGGAGGGGGTGTAGCAATTGCAGATGTAAATAATGACGGCCTGGAGGATGTATATTTTTCAGGAAACATGACAAAGGCCAAACTATATCTTAATAAAGGAAACATGCAGTTTGAAGATGTTACAGATAAAGCCGACATAACCGAAGAGGGAACAACCTGGAAAACAGGCGTTACTATGGCCGATGTTAATGGAGATGGGAAACCAGACATCTATCAATGTTATTCCGGTGCATTACCTGCAAAGAATAGAACAAATAAATTATATATAAACCAAGGGAACAACGATCAGGGAATTCCCGTATTTAAAGAGCAAGCTGCAGAATATGGGCTTGCCGATACCGCATATAGCACACAGGCTGTTTTTTTTGATTACGACAAAGATAATGACCTTGATATGCTCCTGTTAAACCACAACCCTAAAGTATTTACCACACTCGATGAAACTTCTGCTCCAATAATATTAAAAGAACCCGCACCAACCATCCGGATTAAGCTATATAAAAATGAAAATGGAAAATTTAAAGATGTTTCAGATCAGGCAGGCATCTATAATTCATCATTTACATATGGTTTAGGTGCAGGAGTAAGCGATTTGAATAATGATGGTTATCCGGATATTTACATCTCAAACGATTATTCTGCACCAGATTATTTATATATAAATAATGGAAACGGCACTTTTACAAATCAAATTCAATCCCAAATTGGCCATACGTCCTTGTATTCAATGGGCAATGATATTGCTGACATTAACAACGATGGCCTATCAGATCTTTTCACTTTAGATATGCTGCCAGAGGATAATCGAAGACAGAAGTTGCTCTTTTCTCCCGACAATTACGAATATTATGACCTCCGCCTACGTCTTGGCTTCCATTACCAGGATATGCGCAACATGCTTCAAATAAATAATGGAAATGGCACATTTAGTGAAACCGCACAATTATCAGGCATTTCCAATACAGATTGGAGCTGGGCTCCTCTATTTGCAGATTATGATAATGACGGCTGGAAAGATCTTTTTGTATCAAATGGTTATATGAGAGATTATACCAATATGGATTTTCTAAAGTTCAAAGGAGATTTCCTGCGTACTACCGATCCGGCTCAAATGAGGGAGAATCTGTTAAATTTAATCCATGCAATGCCTGCATCCAATGTTAACAATTACATCTACAAGAACAACGGCAACCTTACGTTTACCAACAAAATGGTTGAATGGGGATTAAACACACCATCTAATAGTAATGGGGCCGCTTATGCCGATTTAGATAACGATGGCGACCTTGACCTTGTGGTTAACAATATCAATCTTCCGGCATTCATTTATGAAAACAGAACCGACAAGCAAATAAAAAATCAGTTCCTAAAAGTAAAGCTGCAGGGATCTGGGCAAAACACACAAGGTATTGGTGCAAAAATTTGGATCTACCAGAATAACAAACAGCAGTATCTTGAACAAATGCCATCTCGAGGCTATCAATCAAGCGTTTCGCCAATTTTACATTTCGGTTTAGGAGAATCTACTTCTATAGACTCTCTTCGTGTAGTTTGGCCAAGTGGAAAACAGGAACTAATAACAGGCGTAAAGGCAAATCAACAAATACCGCTATTAGAAACAAATGCAAAAACAACTTACAAAGACCCACAGCCTCCTTTGTCTATATTTAAAGAAATTAAATCGCCGATTACATTTCAACAGCAAAAAAAATCAACCAACGATTTTAAGCGGCAACCACTGTTAATAAACCCCATGTCATTTTCAGGTCCATGCATTGCCAAAGCAGATGTAGATGGAGATGGTTTAGAGGACATTTATGTTGGCGGGACCCAAGGCCAGTCTGGCACACTTTTTATTCAAAAAAAGAACGGCACTTTTGTAAAAAAAATCCAGAGAGCCTTTACCAATAGCCTAAAAAGCGAAGACACAGATGCTGTCTTTTTTGATGCCAATGGCGATGGTTTTGCAGATCTTTATGTATGTGCTGGCGGTTATGACAGTTATATCCCTGACGATTCATCATTGCAAGATCGATTGTACTTAAATGATGGAAAGGGAAATTTCAGACCATCAGTTAATGCTTTACCTAAAATGCTAAGCAGTAAAAGCTGCGTTCGGGTTACAGACTTTAACCAGGATGGCCACCCCGACCTATTTATAGGCGGAAGAGTAATTCCTGGCCGCTATCCGGAAACACCATCAAGTTATCTACTAATTAACGATGGAAAAGGAAACTTTAAAGATCAGATTAAAGCTGTTGCCCCAAATTTGCAAAAAGCAGGAATGATTACCGATGCCGCATGGGTAGATTTAAACGGCGACAAAAAAGAGGATCTGATTGTTGTTGGAGAATGGATGCCAATTACCGTCCTCATTAATACAAATGGCAAGCTGACAGATAAAACTAAAGATTATTTTGAGAAACCTTTGGCTGGCTGGTGGAACAAACTACTAGTAGAGGACTTAAACAATGACGGTGTTCCGGATATAGTAATTGGAAACACCGGATTAAACACTCAATGCAAAGCAACCGAAAAGGAACCTGCTGAAATGTTCTACAAAGATTTTGATGATAATGGATCGGTTGACCCTATATTATGTTTTTACATCCAGGGAAAAAGCTATCCTTATGTAACCAGAGATGAGATGCTAGATCAGATGAGCATTATGCGCACACGCTTTCCGGATTATAAAAGCTATGCAGATGCATCAATGAAAGAGATATTTACCAAAGAGGAACTAATGGGCGTTTCAAAGCTCCAGGCAACCGATTTAAAAACATCGGCTTTTATCAATACCGGAAAAGGTAAATTTAAAGAGTTAAGCTTACCGCAAGAGGTTCAATTCTCGCCAGTATTCACAATTACCGCCTTTGATTATGATAAGGATGGCAATAAAGACTTGTTACTGTGTGGCAACATTAGTCATTCACGCCTCAGATTTGGAAAATACGACGCTAATTATGGAACCCTACTTAAAGGCAATGGCAAAGGTAGCTTTACATACATCCCTCAACAACAATCAGGTTTTAGTTTAAAAGGAGATGTTAGAAGCGTAGTGCAAACAAGCAACACTTTAATATTTGGCATTAACCAGGAAAGTATGAAAGCTTATAAACTGAGATAA
- a CDS encoding TonB-dependent receptor family protein yields the protein MSKKPDSSALAFQSINTAGSYGLLSSFNSISGTKGKFKYYAWFNKKADAGYRKNSDSKYDAQNISLFYEFTPNIELKAEWTRSNYVIHLAGQLTDEMFKADPRSSTRSRNYYNPEINIPSLTLDWKMGESTRLKFTSSAVIGVRNSVMFDKLANIIDAIDPTTLQYANRQVDVDHFKSFTNELRLLQSYSLLGLTSNLAAGVQYMNNDLHRQQQGKGTTGTDFDLSLVTPDFGRDMHLKTNNVAFFAENRWVLLPRLSVNTGVRFELGKTDMTGVINNYPTGDIPNNIKHEYPLFGVSGQYELTKAMNLYAGWSQAYRPVIFKDIIPGSTFELTDKNLKDARGYNLEAGFRGNWQFLNWDVSYFQLQYNNRMGTVSQMNSNNQEIIYRTNIGDSRTKGVELFTQADFPLSKTASFSLYTATAYMNARYQNASIRDANAKTTVSIDGDKVESVPEWTSRNGATLKVKRYSLSILHSYTASSFADALNAVAPNATGTVGIAPSYNLFDASATIGLTNYLRIGLNVSNAFDKHYFTKRPQFYPGPGIWPSDGRTFSATVSLNL from the coding sequence GTGAGTAAGAAACCCGATTCTTCTGCTTTAGCTTTTCAAAGCATCAATACTGCGGGGTCATATGGTTTACTCAGTTCCTTTAACTCCATCAGCGGTACAAAGGGCAAGTTTAAGTATTATGCCTGGTTCAATAAAAAAGCAGATGCTGGGTATCGTAAGAACAGTGACTCAAAATATGATGCGCAAAACATTTCCTTATTTTATGAATTCACGCCCAATATTGAACTTAAGGCAGAATGGACACGCTCTAATTATGTGATTCACCTTGCAGGGCAATTGACCGATGAGATGTTTAAGGCGGATCCGCGTTCTTCTACGCGTTCGCGTAATTATTACAACCCTGAGATCAATATTCCCTCTCTTACTTTAGACTGGAAGATGGGTGAATCTACACGGTTGAAATTCACTTCTTCTGCAGTAATTGGAGTTAGAAATAGTGTGATGTTTGATAAGTTGGCCAATATAATAGATGCAATTGACCCTACTACGCTTCAATATGCTAACAGGCAGGTTGATGTTGATCATTTCAAGAGTTTTACCAATGAGCTGCGTTTATTACAATCGTACTCACTTTTGGGCTTGACCAGCAACCTTGCTGCGGGGGTGCAATATATGAACAATGACCTGCATCGCCAGCAACAGGGTAAGGGAACCACGGGGACAGATTTTGACCTTTCGCTGGTTACCCCAGACTTTGGCAGAGATATGCATCTAAAAACTAATAATGTTGCTTTTTTTGCCGAGAATCGGTGGGTGTTGTTGCCCCGTCTTTCTGTAAATACCGGAGTAAGGTTTGAGCTGGGCAAGACAGATATGACCGGGGTGATTAATAATTATCCTACCGGTGATATTCCTAATAACATTAAACATGAGTATCCTTTGTTTGGGGTTAGTGGGCAGTATGAATTGACTAAAGCCATGAACCTATATGCAGGCTGGTCGCAGGCTTACCGTCCGGTGATTTTTAAGGACATTATCCCTGGATCTACCTTTGAGCTTACCGACAAGAATTTAAAGGATGCCAGAGGATATAATCTGGAAGCTGGTTTTAGGGGTAACTGGCAGTTTTTGAACTGGGATGTGAGCTATTTCCAACTGCAATACAATAACCGCATGGGTACTGTTTCGCAGATGAATTCTAATAATCAGGAGATCATTTATCGTACAAATATTGGGGATTCAAGAACTAAAGGAGTTGAACTTTTTACTCAGGCAGATTTTCCGCTGAGTAAAACAGCTAGCTTCTCTTTATATACAGCAACTGCTTATATGAATGCCCGCTACCAAAATGCCAGTATTAGGGATGCTAATGCCAAAACAACTGTTTCTATTGATGGGGATAAAGTAGAAAGTGTGCCGGAATGGACTTCCAGGAATGGGGCTACTTTAAAAGTTAAGCGCTATAGTCTGAGCATTCTGCATAGTTATACCGCCAGCTCATTTGCTGATGCCCTAAATGCTGTGGCACCAAATGCGACCGGAACTGTTGGTATTGCACCTTCCTATAACTTATTTGATGCCAGTGCCACTATTGGACTTACCAATTACTTGCGTATTGGGCTTAATGTGAGCAATGCGTTTGATAAACATTATTTTACCAAACGCCCGCAGTTTTATCCGGGACCAGGCATCTGGCCGTCTGACGGTAGAACGTTTTCCGCTACTGTATCATTGAACTTGTAA
- a CDS encoding SDR family NAD(P)-dependent oxidoreductase produces the protein MLLEGKNAIIYGAGGSLGGAVARALAAAGAQVFLTGHHADGLNTTAIEIESAGGKVSIHQVDARDEKSVNDHIQTVIQTAGSVDISFNAIGWQDTQDVPLTEMTLEDFLRPINIAMQTQFITATAAGRVMKKHNSGVILSLTATPGGIGYANVGGFGPACNAVEGFSRNLAAELGPYGVRVVNIRSGGSPDSRIFKEAIEAGGEQVKEFISKMENDTMLKQLPLMEDIANTAVFLASGMAGKITGITIDVTAGTTSALNYKVTNIAFLKKDHE, from the coding sequence ATGCTATTAGAAGGTAAAAATGCAATTATATATGGAGCAGGCGGTTCTCTTGGAGGCGCAGTTGCCAGAGCACTTGCAGCAGCCGGTGCTCAAGTATTCCTTACAGGTCATCATGCAGATGGCTTAAACACAACTGCAATAGAAATTGAATCTGCTGGAGGTAAAGTCTCAATTCATCAGGTAGATGCCAGAGATGAGAAATCTGTAAATGACCATATACAAACGGTAATTCAAACAGCAGGATCTGTAGATATATCATTCAATGCTATAGGTTGGCAGGACACACAAGATGTTCCGTTAACAGAAATGACACTTGAAGATTTTCTCAGACCCATAAACATTGCCATGCAAACACAGTTTATAACAGCAACTGCCGCCGGAAGGGTTATGAAAAAACATAATTCGGGTGTGATACTTTCCCTAACCGCAACGCCCGGAGGTATCGGCTATGCTAATGTAGGTGGGTTTGGCCCAGCCTGCAATGCAGTAGAAGGGTTTTCCCGTAACCTGGCTGCAGAATTGGGCCCTTATGGAGTTCGCGTAGTAAACATCCGCTCTGGAGGCTCTCCAGATTCAAGGATTTTTAAAGAAGCAATAGAAGCGGGTGGTGAGCAAGTGAAAGAATTCATTTCAAAAATGGAAAATGACACCATGCTAAAACAATTGCCTCTTATGGAAGATATAGCCAATACAGCAGTATTTCTTGCTTCAGGTATGGCCGGCAAAATAACAGGCATTACCATTGATGTGACCGCAGGAACTACAAGCGCACTAAATTATAAAGTGACAAACATTGCATTTTTGAAGAAAGATCACG